The bacterium nucleotide sequence ATCCAGCACTCGCCGTACTCGTCATCGCCGATGAACACCGAGTCACCGTGCCACACCCCCTTGGGCGCGATATAGGCCTCGCCCTCGCCCAGCACCACCCGCTCGGTGCTGTCGGGATCGTCGTTGATGCGGAAGTCGAGCTTGCCTCGAACGATAATGCCGAGCTGTTCGTGGTCTTCATGGCGGTGCAGGAACGACCCAGTGGCCCCACCGGCGATGCGCCAAAAGCAGAGCTGAAGGCCGTCTCCGGTTATGACCCGCCGACGGAAGCCATCCCGATCGGTGTCCACGAACAGGTCGTCTTCGTAGAAGTAGCAGTACTGGTTGGTGAAGTTCATGGCGGTCAGTCGTCCGCGGCCAACGCGGCAAAGCGGCGCTGCTCCTCAGCAAGATTCAGCGGCCGGATGATGGCCTCGTTCTCCTCGTCGCCCCAATGCTCGGCCGGCACCAGCCACATCACCTCGAACTCCAGTCCGTCTGGGTCTTTGGCGTAAAGGCTTTTGTTGGCTCCGTGGTCGCTCTCGCCGTAGAGAGCGCCCGCATCCACTAGCCGCTGGCGGATGTCGACCAACTCCTCCAGGGTCGGTACCTCCCAGGCGATGTGGTACATCCCCACCGACCGGCGGCCCGCCGACGACGGCTCTGCCCCGTCGCCAATGGAGAAAAAGGCAATGTCGTGGTGGTTCTCCGACGCCGGGGCCCGCATGAACACGAACTGCCCCGGTTCGTCGATGATGGTCTCGAACCCCAGCACATCGGCATAGAACTGCTGCTGGCGCCGGGCATCGCGCACATACAGCACCGCATGGTTCATCCCCGTGATCATGAGGTGATCCTTCTCATCAGCCCCCAGCGTAGCCAACCCCTCGAAACCCATCGTCGCTGAGTTGAAGCGTCACTCCACTTTCGTATGCTGGTTTCGCGGTCGCGTGGTCCACCACTTTTGACGTCTAGACGTCTACGGTTGCTCCGTGGTCGTTGCTTCCCCCTCCAAACAGAATCGCCTGAGGCCTGGTCAGGTGCGCGACGCCGTTGGCGATGCTCTGACCGATGCCGGAAGTGCGATGAGTGTGAAGGACATCCATGCCGCAGTTGAAGCTCAACTTGGAACTACGGTCGCAGAGTCGTCGGTTCGCAGCTATCTCAATCTCAACACAGGGCCAGCCAAGCAGTTCAGAAGAGTACAGCGTGGCGTCTATGAGCTCAGCTGAGGCCGTATTCGGTTCGGCGTGGCCCGCGGCCTTCCAGATAGGCCGGGCAACCCTATTTCATGGCGACTGCCTGGACTGGCTGGCTGACCAGCCCTCAAACTCGGTCCATGGTGTCGTCACCGACCCTCCCTATGGGCTTGTTGAATACCAGCCGGACCAACAGCGGAAACTTCGTCGCGGTCGTGGGGGCGTTTGGCGCCTCCCGCCTGCCTTCGACGGCCATCAGCGTTCCCCAGTGCCCAGATTCACCACGCTGACGCCCTCGGATCTAGATGCCTTGGATCGCTTCTTCTCCACTTGGGCTGACGCCCTTCTTCGTGTGCTGGTGCCTGGTGCCCATGTGCTTGTCGCGTCGAATCCCCTCCTTTCGCATCGGGTGGCAGTTGCGGTGTGCCATTCGGGTTTCGAGAGGCGGGGAGAGGTAGTCAGGCTTGTGATGACAATGCGGGGTGGCGACCGGCCGAAGAACGCCCACGAAGAGTTTTCTGACGTGACCGTTATGCCAAGGTCTAAGTGGGAACCGTGGCTGCTGTTCCGCAAGCCGCTTGAAGGGCGAGTGCAGGACAACTTGCGCAGGTGGGGCACTGGGGGACTGCGGCGCGTCTCGCAAGATCGACCCTTCGGCGATGTCATCACATCCGCTCCGACCCGGCCCGACGAAAGGCAACTAGCCCCGCACCCGAGCCTCAAGCCTCAGGCCTTTCTGCGCCAAGTAGTACGTGCAATCTTGCCGATGGGTGAGGGCGTCGTTCTCGATCCATTTGCAGGATCGGGTTCCACAATCGCAGCGGCCGAACGCCTCGGCTACGCGAGCGCTGGGGTGGAGTCCGATCCCGAATATCTGCGGCTCGCCGAGGCTGCCATCCCGTTGCTGAGGGACTACGAACCCTGCATCGGCTCGGTGTCGTCTACTGACCCCGCATCGAGGTAGACCCAGTTGCCTCGCAGCTTCTGAATGCCTTCCCTGTGGAGAGTTGCCGTTCGTGTGCCTAACTCGCCTCGTTCGTTCCTTCGGAAGTCGTCGATCTGCACATGCGAGAGATACACCTCGGTGAACCTCAGCGGTCGGCGATCAAT carries:
- a CDS encoding cupin domain-containing protein, translated to MNFTNQYCYFYEDDLFVDTDRDGFRRRVITGDGLQLCFWRIAGGATGSFLHRHEDHEQLGIIVRGKLDFRINDDPDSTERVVLGEGEAYIAPKGVWHGDSVFIGDDEYGECWILDVFAPPRDDLLAG
- a CDS encoding VOC family protein; the encoded protein is MGFEGLATLGADEKDHLMITGMNHAVLYVRDARRQQQFYADVLGFETIIDEPGQFVFMRAPASENHHDIAFFSIGDGAEPSSAGRRSVGMYHIAWEVPTLEELVDIRQRLVDAGALYGESDHGANKSLYAKDPDGLEFEVMWLVPAEHWGDEENEAIIRPLNLAEEQRRFAALAADD
- a CDS encoding DNA methyltransferase, translated to MSSAEAVFGSAWPAAFQIGRATLFHGDCLDWLADQPSNSVHGVVTDPPYGLVEYQPDQQRKLRRGRGGVWRLPPAFDGHQRSPVPRFTTLTPSDLDALDRFFSTWADALLRVLVPGAHVLVASNPLLSHRVAVAVCHSGFERRGEVVRLVMTMRGGDRPKNAHEEFSDVTVMPRSKWEPWLLFRKPLEGRVQDNLRRWGTGGLRRVSQDRPFGDVITSAPTRPDERQLAPHPSLKPQAFLRQVVRAILPMGEGVVLDPFAGSGSTIAAAERLGYASAGVESDPEYLRLAEAAIPLLRDYEPCIGSVSSTDPASR